The following proteins are co-located in the Apis mellifera strain DH4 linkage group LG11, Amel_HAv3.1, whole genome shotgun sequence genome:
- the LOC551276 gene encoding isocitrate dehydrogenase [NADP] cytoplasmic, with amino-acid sequence MFFCHHLNKANVHFIRRAYIKSYSNNIFSSQILLPKIHQSFNNSTFLFVKTFSNISSITMTKIQVGPVVDVLGDEMTRVIWDSIKEKLILPYLDIKLHTYDLSIENRDATNDNVTVECAEAIKKYNVGIKCATITPDEKRVKEFNLKKMWKSPNGTIRNILGGTVFREPIICKNIPKLVNSWIRPIIIGRHAHADQYKAVDFIIPGPGKLEITWIGDNEQKIQHIVHNFKGPGIAQAQYNTDESIHAFAHSSFQYALSRNYPLYLSTKNTILKQYDGKFKDIFHEIYEKEYKAQFEAKNIWYEHRLIDDMVAYAMKSDGGFVWSCKNYDGDVQSDSVAQGYGSLGLMTSVLICPDGRTVEAEAAHGTVTRHYRQYQQGKETSTNPIASIFAWTRGLLHRAKLDDNKDLKQFSETLEAVCINTIESGFMTKDLAICIKGMNNVTRSDYLETFEFIDKLAENLQKQIKVN; translated from the exons ATGTTTTTTTGCCACCATCTTAATAAAGCGAACGTGCATTTTATAAGAAGGGCTTATATCAAATCTTAtagtaacaatattttttcctcaCAAATATTATTGCCAAAAATTCATCAatcattcaataattcaacatttttattcgttaaaacATTCAGTAACATTTCTTCTATAACAATGACTAAAATACAg GTTGGACCTGTTGTTGATGTTTTAGGTGATGAAATGACAAGAGTCATTTGGGATTCCATTAAAGAGAAACTCATTTTAccatatttagatattaaattacatacttATGATTTGAGTATTGAAAATCGAGATGCTACTAATGATAACGTGACTGTAGAATGTGCTGAggctattaaaaaatataatgtaggAATCAAATGTGCTACTATTACTCCAGATGAAAAAAGagtgaaagaatttaatttaaaaaaaatgtggaaaaGTCCAAATGGtactattagaaatattttaggtGGTACAGTTTTTCGTGAACCTATTATCTGTAAAAATATACCAAAATTAGTAAACAGTTGGATTCGACCAATTATCATTGGCAGACATGCTCATGCAGATCAATATAAAGCTGTAGACTTTATAATACCTGGTCCAGGAAAACTTGAAATCACTTGGATTGGAGataatgaacaaaaaattcaacatatagttcataattttaaaggaCCTGGCATTGCACAAGCTCAATATAATACGGATGAAAGTATTCATGCTTTTGCTCACAGTTCTTTTCAATATGCTTTATCAAGAAATTATCCTTTGTACCTTTCTACAAAGAATACAATTCTTAAACAATATGAtggtaaatttaaagatatttttcatgaaatatatgaaaaagaatataaagcaCAATTTGAAGCCAAGAATATTTGGTATGAGCATCGTTTAATAGATGATATGGTAGCATATGCAATGAAATCAGATGGTGGTTTTGTATGGtcttgtaaaaattatgatgGTGATGTTCAATCTGATTCTGTAGCACAAGGTTATGGATCTCTAGGTCTGATGACTTCAGTTTTAATTTGTCCAGATGGACGTACTGTGGAAGCTGAAGCTGCTCATGGTACAGTTACAAGACATTATCGTCAATATCAACAAGGAAAGGAAACTTCAACAAATCCCATTGCTTCTATATTTGCATGGACAAGAGGTTTACTTCATCGTGCAAAATTGGATGATAACAAAGATCTTAAACAATTTTCAGAAACATTGGAAGCAGTTTGTATTAATACTATTGAATCAGGTTTCATGACAAAAGATCTTGCAATTTGTATCAAAGGCATGAATAATGTTACTAGATCTGATTATTTAGaaacatttgaatttatagataagttagcagaaaatttgcaaaaacaaataaaagtaaattga